In Nitrospira sp., one DNA window encodes the following:
- a CDS encoding tetratricopeptide repeat protein, producing LGPRLSYRAGEAWFRTGHCAYATEQLTKAVAQDPQNDGAPRALLMLADCQTHDSHTPDSAVTLRQVWTRYPQTPEADEAEKLLAQRSSGAAWKPTLDERYLRASALLNAAQNEAAVEELKTFLSSAHGHPKTEEAKLKLGISLARLKRYDQAKVIFHELASTGPYTEASESVVWLARSHLRLGDGDHLLAVRKAYPKVSLTLEQLSLILLATGTWYDDQNQPDQAIAQYRQILQLGEHTDQRAEALWRIGWIQYRAGRYRAAVKTLQDLVAIREDPVNNPQALYWTARALEQLQESAAADEAYQTLCRKFAWTYYCQLTRVRVDIPPPNSAAMPSNGDPRATGGSAIEQDIHYRRAVELRLLGLEQEAGHEVAWLLDRYARNRSALVQLITHLSDAGAYHQSLRLARLHFRDGLERGVEPVQSALWNAAYPTVYLPAIRALSGARVDPYLAAAIIREESQYDARAVSRVGAIGLMQLMLGTAQAVAQQIGGPATVARNDLFDHETNIRFGVRYLEQLIEQFKGNLIHAVAAYNAGPPVVSKWIQKFGDKEPDEFVELIPYQETRQYVRRVLRSYREYRRLGGATCAVRSLDKVC from the coding sequence CTGGGCCCGCGCCTCTCGTACCGCGCGGGAGAAGCTTGGTTCCGTACGGGCCACTGCGCCTACGCGACGGAGCAACTGACGAAGGCCGTGGCGCAAGATCCACAGAATGATGGCGCGCCGCGAGCGCTCTTGATGCTGGCCGATTGCCAAACACACGACAGCCACACGCCGGACAGCGCCGTAACGCTGCGGCAGGTCTGGACCCGCTATCCGCAGACGCCGGAGGCCGACGAGGCGGAAAAGTTGCTGGCGCAACGGTCGAGCGGAGCGGCCTGGAAGCCGACGCTGGATGAGCGGTACCTCCGGGCCTCGGCCCTGCTCAACGCTGCGCAAAACGAGGCGGCGGTGGAGGAACTAAAAACATTTCTCTCCTCAGCTCACGGGCATCCCAAAACAGAAGAAGCCAAACTCAAACTCGGGATCTCGCTCGCACGGTTGAAACGTTACGATCAGGCCAAGGTGATCTTTCACGAGCTGGCGTCCACTGGGCCTTACACTGAGGCAAGCGAATCCGTGGTCTGGCTGGCGCGCAGCCACTTGCGGCTCGGTGACGGCGACCATCTGCTGGCGGTGCGTAAGGCCTATCCAAAAGTGTCGCTGACGCTGGAACAACTGTCGCTGATCCTGCTGGCAACGGGGACCTGGTACGACGACCAGAACCAGCCGGATCAGGCCATCGCGCAGTACCGACAGATCCTCCAGCTCGGCGAGCACACGGACCAGCGCGCCGAAGCACTGTGGCGGATTGGGTGGATTCAGTATCGTGCGGGCCGCTATCGAGCGGCCGTGAAGACCCTTCAAGACTTGGTGGCGATTCGCGAGGATCCGGTGAACAATCCGCAGGCGCTCTACTGGACGGCTCGCGCGCTGGAACAATTGCAGGAGTCCGCAGCGGCAGACGAAGCGTACCAGACGCTCTGCCGGAAATTTGCCTGGACCTATTATTGCCAGTTGACCCGTGTCCGCGTGGACATCCCACCGCCGAACTCAGCGGCCATGCCGTCGAACGGCGATCCGCGGGCCACCGGCGGCTCAGCAATCGAACAGGATATTCACTATCGCCGTGCGGTGGAACTGCGCCTGCTGGGATTGGAACAGGAGGCCGGCCATGAAGTGGCATGGTTGCTGGACCGTTACGCGCGCAACCGGTCGGCGCTGGTGCAGCTCATCACGCATTTGAGCGACGCGGGCGCCTACCATCAAAGCCTGCGGTTGGCGCGGCTGCATTTTCGCGACGGGCTCGAGCGGGGCGTGGAACCGGTGCAGTCGGCGTTGTGGAACGCGGCCTACCCGACGGTCTATCTGCCGGCGATTCGGGCCCTGAGCGGGGCGCGCGTTGACCCCTATCTCGCCGCGGCGATCATCCGCGAGGAGAGTCAGTATGATGCGCGCGCCGTGTCGCGCGTCGGAGCGATTGGACTGATGCAGCTGATGCTGGGGACGGCACAGGCGGTGGCGCAGCAGATCGGCGGGCCAGCCACCGTGGCCCGCAACGATCTCTTCGACCACGAAACGAATATCCGGTTCGGCGTGCGCTACCTTGAACAATTGATCGAACAGTTCAAGGGGAATCTGATCCACGCCGTCGCGGCCTACAACGCCGGCCCGCCCGTCGTCTCAAAGTGGATCCAGAAATTCGGCGATAAAGAGCCGGACGAATTCGTCGAATTGATCCCCTATCAGGAAACCCGTCAGTACGTCCGGCGCGTCCTGCGAAGCTACCGCGAATACCGACGTCTGGGCGGGGCGACCTGTGCCGTCCGTTCCCTTGACAAGGTCTGCTAG
- the zapB gene encoding cell division protein ZapB, whose translation MALDKLSSLEGRIKDMVEMIHTLKRENAALKSEVRAAKDRALKQHGQSDRWATERAEIKARVEKVLGNLDAFEFVEETTAVE comes from the coding sequence ATGGCCCTGGACAAGCTTTCCTCATTAGAAGGGCGCATCAAGGACATGGTGGAGATGATTCACACGCTCAAGCGTGAGAACGCGGCGTTGAAGAGCGAGGTCCGGGCAGCTAAGGACCGCGCACTAAAACAGCATGGCCAGAGCGACCGATGGGCAACGGAACGGGCGGAGATCAAGGCGCGCGTGGAGAAGGTGCTGGGTAATCTGGATGCCTTCGAATTTGTTGAGGAGACAACAGCTGTAGAATGA
- a CDS encoding cell division protein ZapA, which produces MKTVEVEIFGQRYTITGEADEEYVKRLANYVDTQLRVLAQGLKTGTRAKLAVLAALNITHQLFQAERTRQEGEDELARRTLSLVESIEEQLEPTRKR; this is translated from the coding sequence ATGAAGACCGTCGAAGTCGAAATCTTTGGGCAGCGGTACACGATTACGGGCGAGGCGGACGAAGAGTACGTCAAGCGGCTTGCCAATTATGTGGACACGCAGCTCCGCGTACTCGCACAGGGACTCAAGACCGGGACGCGCGCCAAGCTGGCGGTGCTGGCCGCGCTCAATATCACGCATCAGTTGTTCCAGGCCGAGCGCACGCGGCAGGAGGGCGAGGACGAGCTGGCACGGCGGACGCTGAGCCTCGTTGAGTCCATCGAAGAGCAGTTGGAGCCGACGCGCAAGCGCTAG
- the rny gene encoding ribonuclease Y — protein sequence MTYVAAALIGALTGVGGYLTVRRNAVAAERAQVEEQARQAKQVAERAAENLVKEARLEAKDLLLQARTSLEKEQKEKRAEASVVEKKLLQREEQLERKASSLDRGETELQKREAALSKRDVVLTASEAACERALKEHRQALEHVAGLTAEEARRQLTALVENAARLEAAGAAKRIVDQAKEGAEREAREIITRSIQRVVRDYVSESTLSVVPIANDAIKGRIIGREGRNIRAIEAATGIDLIVDETPDAVIVSGFDPLRREIAKIALERLIQDGRIHPTRIEEVVEKVKAELEKLMVEDAEKVIFEVGLSDFHPELVKVLGKLKYRTSYGQNNLYHAREAAFICGTMAAELGLDVKLAKRGALLHDIGKSVSHEEEGTHAMLGANIAKKYGESEKIVNAIAAHHEQVEPICPESVLVAAAEALSAARPGARREALESYVKRLEKLESLATGFQGVQKAYAIQAGREIRVIVRQQEITDDQSALISRELAKKIEQELTYPGQIKVTVIRESRFTELAK from the coding sequence ATGACATATGTGGCCGCCGCACTCATCGGCGCCCTGACCGGCGTCGGCGGCTATTTGACCGTCCGCCGCAATGCGGTGGCGGCGGAACGGGCGCAGGTCGAGGAACAAGCTCGTCAGGCAAAGCAGGTCGCCGAGCGGGCAGCAGAAAATCTCGTCAAGGAAGCCAGGCTCGAGGCCAAAGATCTGTTGCTGCAGGCCCGGACGAGCCTTGAAAAGGAACAGAAAGAGAAGCGCGCCGAAGCGAGCGTCGTGGAAAAGAAGCTGCTCCAGCGCGAGGAGCAATTGGAGCGCAAGGCCAGCTCGCTCGACCGGGGTGAGACCGAACTGCAGAAGCGCGAGGCGGCACTGAGTAAGCGCGATGTTGTACTGACCGCCTCAGAGGCTGCCTGCGAACGCGCCTTGAAGGAGCACCGGCAGGCCCTGGAGCATGTGGCCGGTCTGACGGCCGAGGAGGCCCGGAGACAGCTCACGGCCTTGGTGGAAAACGCCGCGCGGCTCGAAGCGGCGGGTGCAGCCAAGCGGATCGTGGATCAGGCGAAGGAAGGGGCCGAGCGCGAGGCGCGCGAGATCATCACGCGGTCGATCCAGCGCGTGGTGCGCGATTATGTCTCGGAGAGCACGCTTTCGGTGGTGCCGATCGCCAACGATGCGATCAAGGGCCGGATCATCGGTCGAGAGGGGCGAAACATCCGGGCGATCGAGGCGGCCACGGGCATCGATCTCATCGTGGACGAAACCCCCGATGCCGTGATCGTCTCCGGCTTCGATCCTCTGCGGCGTGAGATTGCGAAGATCGCGTTGGAACGGCTGATACAGGACGGACGCATTCATCCGACGCGGATCGAGGAGGTCGTCGAGAAGGTCAAGGCCGAACTGGAAAAGCTGATGGTCGAGGACGCCGAAAAGGTCATCTTCGAAGTCGGTCTCTCAGACTTCCATCCCGAACTGGTCAAGGTGCTGGGCAAACTTAAGTACCGGACCAGCTACGGGCAGAACAATCTGTACCATGCCCGCGAAGCGGCCTTCATCTGCGGCACCATGGCAGCCGAGCTTGGCCTGGACGTGAAGCTAGCCAAGCGCGGCGCATTGCTCCACGACATCGGCAAGTCGGTGAGCCACGAGGAGGAGGGGACGCACGCCATGCTGGGCGCCAATATCGCCAAGAAGTACGGCGAGTCGGAAAAAATCGTCAACGCGATCGCGGCGCATCACGAGCAGGTGGAGCCGATCTGCCCCGAGTCGGTGCTGGTCGCGGCGGCGGAGGCACTTTCGGCCGCCCGGCCGGGCGCGCGACGCGAGGCGCTCGAATCCTACGTGAAGCGGTTGGAGAAGCTCGAATCGCTGGCGACGGGTTTCCAGGGCGTGCAGAAGGCCTACGCGATCCAGGCGGGCCGCGAGATCCGTGTGATCGTGCGGCAGCAGGAAATCACGGATGATCAGTCGGCGCTCATCTCGCGGGAGCTGGCGAAGAAGATCGAGCAGGAGCTGACCTATCCGGGCCAGATTAAAGTGACGGTCATCCGGGAAAGCCGGTTCACGGAACTTGCGAAGTAA
- a CDS encoding TIGR00282 family metallophosphoesterase gives MKVLVIGDIMGEPGRRAVERRLPKLVAEHGIDLVVANGENIAGGFGITPELAEELFEWGASVITTGNHAWDKKEIVDYMRREKRLLRPANYPDGVPGQGSIVVESAGGEKLAVLHLMGRAFMMTLDCPFQTARRELARLKKETPAVIVDMHAEATSEKMAMGHFLDGEVAAVVGTHTHVQTADEQMLPKGTAYLTDIGMTGPIHSVIGIKKEIVLEKFLTGMPRRYEVATGPAVFCAALVELDARLGKAISIQRIRIPD, from the coding sequence GTGAAAGTCTTAGTGATTGGCGACATCATGGGGGAGCCCGGCCGGCGCGCAGTCGAGCGGCGGCTGCCAAAACTTGTTGCCGAGCACGGCATCGATCTCGTCGTCGCCAACGGGGAGAACATCGCCGGCGGATTCGGTATCACGCCTGAGCTGGCGGAGGAATTATTTGAATGGGGAGCCTCGGTCATCACGACCGGTAACCATGCCTGGGACAAGAAGGAAATCGTGGACTATATGCGCCGCGAGAAGCGTCTGCTGCGTCCGGCGAATTATCCGGACGGCGTGCCCGGCCAGGGCAGCATCGTGGTGGAAAGCGCGGGCGGAGAGAAACTGGCGGTGCTACATCTGATGGGCCGCGCCTTTATGATGACGCTGGACTGTCCGTTCCAGACTGCCAGGCGGGAGCTGGCGCGCTTGAAAAAGGAAACGCCTGCCGTCATCGTGGACATGCACGCGGAAGCCACGTCTGAAAAGATGGCGATGGGGCATTTTCTCGACGGGGAGGTGGCGGCGGTGGTCGGTACGCACACGCACGTGCAGACGGCGGATGAGCAGATGCTGCCCAAGGGCACGGCCTATCTAACCGACATCGGGATGACCGGTCCGATCCATTCCGTGATCGGCATCAAAAAGGAAATTGTCCTGGAAAAGTTCTTGACCGGCATGCCCCGGCGCTATGAAGTGGCGACCGGCCCGGCGGTGTTCTGCGCCGCGCTGGTGGAACTTGACGCGAGACTTGGCAAGGCCATCAGCATTCAGAGAATTCGCATTCCGGATTAG